From one Flavobacterium sp. N502536 genomic stretch:
- a CDS encoding outer membrane beta-barrel protein, which translates to MKKNLFLLGLLVCSMATMAQTEKADKPESWYFKLGGSYFNQTASTEFPVVGGQLPNRDVYAGTLANNKLASRESVTGSFGQGFRSGVTAGYRFSARLGVEMSANYYVSNEKTMSQTTNRLISYNPAVSPAATYVSFTANGEIKAFDLAPAIVMFLGESHGFEPYTKVGVIVPVHGTLDIKTDRQYSTFVGANQVASTNAFSKDVVKPNPTLGFMASLGTSYKLGKHISAFAELEYRNFTVHGKTKETTIYTENGVDKLNETTAFRTASYSAIHTKYVDHLDGSSNNKEYNAAGYDSTKPMNELSSYVGISGLGLTLGLKYSL; encoded by the coding sequence ATGAAAAAGAACCTATTTTTATTAGGATTATTAGTTTGCTCTATGGCCACAATGGCGCAAACAGAAAAAGCGGATAAACCAGAAAGCTGGTATTTTAAATTAGGAGGATCTTATTTTAATCAAACTGCTTCGACAGAATTTCCTGTTGTTGGAGGTCAATTGCCAAACAGAGATGTTTATGCAGGTACTTTAGCAAATAATAAATTAGCTTCCAGAGAAAGTGTTACAGGATCTTTTGGACAAGGTTTCAGAAGTGGAGTTACTGCTGGTTATAGATTTTCAGCACGTTTAGGAGTTGAGATGTCAGCAAACTACTATGTTAGTAATGAAAAAACAATGTCTCAAACAACAAACAGACTTATTTCATATAACCCAGCTGTTAGCCCGGCAGCTACTTATGTAAGTTTTACAGCAAATGGTGAAATCAAAGCTTTTGATTTAGCACCGGCAATTGTAATGTTTTTAGGAGAATCTCATGGTTTTGAACCGTATACTAAAGTTGGAGTTATTGTTCCGGTTCATGGTACATTAGACATTAAAACGGACAGACAATATTCTACGTTTGTAGGAGCTAATCAAGTTGCTTCAACAAATGCTTTCTCAAAAGATGTAGTTAAACCAAATCCAACACTTGGATTTATGGCGTCTTTAGGAACTTCTTATAAATTAGGAAAACACATTTCTGCTTTCGCTGAATTAGAGTACCGTAACTTTACTGTACACGGAAAAACGAAAGAAACTACAATTTATACTGAAAATGGTGTAGATAAATTAAATGAAACTACTGCTTTCAGAACGGCTTCATATTCTGCAATTCATACTAAATATGTAGATCATTTAGACGGAAGCTCTAACAATAAAGAATATAATGCAGCAGGATACGATTCTACTAAACCAATGAATGAATTAAGTTCTTACGTTGGAATTTCAGGTTTAGGATTGACTTTAGGTCTTAAATACAGCCTATAA
- a CDS encoding Gfo/Idh/MocA family protein produces the protein MKIVKWGIIGCGNVTEVKSGPAFQKASNSALVAVMRRDAALAEDYAKRHNVPKWYSNAIDLINDPEVDAVYIATPPSSHKEYTILCAKAGKPVYVEKPMALNFEECNEMIRVCKEHNVPLFVAYYRRRLPRFLKIKELIDQNKIGTVRHVNCVLYHSFEKRYDDEINLPWTVLPHISGGGIFVDLACHTLDFLDFVFGPIKSVRGHASSQLKAYPAEDSVSMSFLFENGIHGTGLWNFASFERYDNTDIVGDKGKISFSTFGNDPIHIQYTNGEKESITIENPLHIQLPLVETVVAEILGKEDFSPSKGTTAARTTWVIDEVLKEFRNSK, from the coding sequence ATGAAAATTGTAAAATGGGGAATTATAGGCTGCGGCAATGTAACTGAAGTTAAAAGCGGTCCTGCTTTTCAAAAAGCTTCAAATTCGGCTTTAGTTGCTGTTATGCGCAGGGATGCAGCTCTGGCTGAAGATTACGCCAAACGTCATAATGTCCCTAAATGGTATTCCAACGCCATCGATTTAATTAACGATCCTGAAGTTGATGCCGTTTATATTGCGACACCTCCATCATCTCATAAAGAATATACCATTTTATGCGCCAAAGCCGGAAAACCTGTCTACGTGGAAAAACCAATGGCTTTGAATTTTGAAGAATGCAATGAAATGATCCGTGTTTGTAAAGAACACAATGTACCCCTATTTGTTGCCTATTACAGAAGACGTCTTCCAAGATTCCTAAAAATAAAAGAACTAATCGACCAAAACAAAATAGGAACTGTCCGACATGTCAATTGCGTTCTATACCATTCGTTTGAAAAGCGTTATGACGACGAAATCAATTTGCCCTGGACGGTTTTACCGCACATTTCCGGTGGTGGAATATTTGTTGATTTGGCTTGCCACACTTTAGATTTTCTTGACTTTGTGTTTGGACCTATAAAATCAGTTCGCGGACATGCCAGCTCACAACTCAAAGCCTATCCGGCGGAAGATTCGGTTTCTATGTCTTTTTTATTCGAGAACGGAATTCACGGAACCGGTTTGTGGAATTTTGCCAGTTTTGAACGTTATGACAATACGGATATTGTAGGCGATAAAGGAAAAATTTCGTTCTCTACTTTCGGGAATGATCCCATTCATATTCAATATACAAATGGTGAAAAAGAAAGTATCACGATCGAAAATCCGCTTCACATTCAACTACCACTTGTTGAGACTGTGGTTGCGGAAATTTTAGGCAAAGAGGATTTTTCTCCATCAAAAGGAACAACAGCCGCAAGAACCACCTGGGTAATCGATGAAGTTTTAAAGGAATTCAGGAACTCAAAATAA